In Brachypodium distachyon strain Bd21 chromosome 2, Brachypodium_distachyon_v3.0, whole genome shotgun sequence, one genomic interval encodes:
- the LOC100827048 gene encoding BAG family molecular chaperone regulator 4 gives MVKIPSPRRLFRSRSSSKSTASSNSSSSGNSSNIGIDICAMVAEHEKIEWEVRPGGMLVQKRRSPDDDDEYGGVEEVILVRVSTGSGGAWHDVSIDATATFGDLKVLLSLATGLWPREQRLLYRGRERDDADHLHMAGVQDKDKVLLLEDPAVTERKLRSTTLAQLMGVPCHSFIQV, from the coding sequence atggtgAAGATCCCGAGCCCGAGAAGGCTGTTCAGgagccgctcctcctccaagaGCACGGcgagcagcaacagcagcagcagcgggaaCAGCAGCAACATCGGGATCGACATCTGCGCCATGGTGGCGGAGCACGAGAAGATCGAGTGGGAGGTTCGCCCGGGCGGGATGCTGGTGCAGAAGAGGCGCTCtccggacgacgacgacgaatacggcggcgtcgaggaggtCATCCTGGTGCGGGTGTCcacgggcagcggcggcgcgtggcaCGACGTCTCCATCGACGCCACGGCCACCTTCGGCGACCTCAAGGTGCTGCTGTCGCTGGCCACCGGGCTGTGGCCCCGGGAGCAGCGGCTGCTGTACAGGGGCAGGGAAAGGGACGACGCCGACCACTTACACATGGCCGGCGTCCAGGACAAGGACAAGGTGCTGCTTCTGGAAGACCCGGCCGTCACGGAGAGGAAGCTCAGGTCCACCACCCTCGCGCAGCTCATGGGCGTGCCCTGCCATTCCTTCATCCAAGTTTAG